A genomic window from Populus nigra chromosome 7, ddPopNigr1.1, whole genome shotgun sequence includes:
- the LOC133699163 gene encoding zinc-finger homeodomain protein 3-like — MDESSLQKDMPISRNGSYAGGNGHSHTVTSAAAAQVPTNGHSSPSSQQEDQRPYKKVMRYKECLKNHAAAIGGNATDGCGEFIPGGEEGSLEALKCSACNCHRNFHRKEIDGECSYDCHHHYPIMSNIGSGRLISGHHNGIIGSPPQGYPTSSFISSRAPPPHQVVVSYKNGGANAITSESDEKEEDNGGGILTTRPVEKLRKRFRTKFTEEQKQKMLNFAEKAGWKMQKLEESVVQGLCQELGIKRRVLKVWMHNNKHNYVKNSTSS; from the coding sequence ATGGATGAATCTAGCCTACAAAAGGACATGCCAATCTCAAGGAATGGTAGTTATGCAGGTGGAAATGGCCACAGCCACACTGTCActtcagcagcagcagctcaaGTTCCCACCAATGGACATTCTTCCCCTTCAAGCCAGCAGGAGGACCAAAGGCCCTACAAGAAAGTGATGAGGTACAAGGAATGCCTCAAAAACCATGCAGCCGCTATTGGTGGGAATGCAACAGATGGGTGTGGTGAGTTCATACCAGGAGGAGAAGAAGGCAGCCTTGAGGCCCTCAAGTGCTCAGCCTGCAATTGCCATAGGAACTTCCACAGGAAAGAGATAGATGGCGAATGTTCATATGACTGCCATCATCACTATCCTATCATGAGCAATATTGGGAGTGGTAGACTCATTTCGGGCCATCATAATGGCATTATTGGATCACCACCACAAGGGTACCCTACAAGTTCCTTCATTTCCTCAAGGGCACCACCACCTCACCAAGTGGTAGTCTCCTACAAAAATGGTGGAGCAAATGCAATCACTTCAGAATCCGATGAGAAGGAAGAAGATAATGGAGGTGGGATACTGACCACTAGACCAGTTGAGAAGCTGAGAAAGAGGTTTAGGACCAAGTTCACAGAAGAACAGAAACAAAAGATGTTGAACTTCGCAGAGAAAGCTGGGTGGAAAATGCAAAAGCTAGAAGAATCTGTTGTGCAAGGGCTTTGTCAAGAGTTGGGGATCAAGAGAAGAGTTCTCAAAGTGTGGATGCACAACAACAAACATAACTATGTCAAGAACTCAACTAGCAGCTAG
- the LOC133699700 gene encoding 4,5-DOPA dioxygenase extradiol-like, translating into MDTVYISHGSPMMAIDESIPARQFLKSWQQTVLKEKPKAILVISGHWDTKEPTVNVVNINDTIYDFYGFPKPMYQLKYTPPGAPQLAKRVKELLMENGFKHVHEDKKRGVDHGTWVPLMFMYPEADIPVCQLSVQSDRDGTYHYNMGKALAPLKEEGILVMGSGATTHNLAAMHPEGTPVPSWASQFDTWLKNALLEGRYEDVNHYDSRAPYGKKAHPWPDHFYPLHVAMGAAGENAKAKLLHHSWGNGTLSYASYKFTAAK; encoded by the exons ATGGACACGGTCTATATCTCTCATGGATCCCCAATGATGGCGATCGATGAAAGCATACCAGCGAGGCAATTCTTGAAATCATGGCAACAAACTGTTCTTAAAGAAAAGCCTAAAGCCATTCTTGTTATCTCCGGACATTGGGACACTAAAGAACCAACAGTTAATGTTGTTAATATTAATGACACCATTTATGACTTCTATGGCTTCCCCAAACCCATGTACCAG CTCAAATATACACCACCAGGCGCGCCACAATTGGCAAAGAGGGTGAAGGAATTGCTCATGGAAAATGGCTTCAAGCATGTTCATGAAGATAAAAAACGAGGAGTTGACCATGGCACATGGGTTCCTCTGATGTTCATGTACCCCGAGGCTGACATTCCAGTGTGCCAGCTCTCAGTTCAGTCAGATAGAGATGGAACTTACCATTATAACATGGGAAAGGCGTTGGCCCCCCTCAAGGAGGAAGGTATCCTTGTCATGGGATCTGGAGCTACTACTCACAACTTGGCGGCCATGCATCCCGAGGGCACTCCTGTTCCTTCGTGGGCTTCGCAGTTTGATACTTGGCTTAAAAATGCTCTTCTTGAAGGAAG aTATGAAGATGTGAATCACTATGACTCAAGGGCACCGTATGGAAAGAAGGCTCATCCTTGGCCAGACCACTTTTATCCATTGCATGTAGCCATGGGAGCTGCAGGTGAAAACGCCAAGGCAAAACTTTTGCACCATAGCTGGGGCAATGGCACTCTTTCTTATGCTTCTTACAAGTTTACAGCTGCTAAGTAA